Proteins encoded together in one Cicer arietinum cultivar CDC Frontier isolate Library 1 chromosome 4, Cicar.CDCFrontier_v2.0, whole genome shotgun sequence window:
- the UGT73AA1 gene encoding UDP-glycosyltransferase 73C4 — protein sequence MTQEVAMDSTKLSNVHIVCIPFMAPGHILPMVDMAKLLARHNVKVTIITTPLNAIPFKTNINKEIQLGSPIQLLEVKFPNVEAGIPEGCESLETLPSMDLKENFMIGINLLQKPIEDLFEKLDPFPTCIICDKNIPCLADTSIKLKIPRIIFDGTSCFNMLCNHNIFASKELGKFSDLDEFIVPGLPHRIEMRKSQLPMIFKSSTSQNLNAIRERIRKSEEQAYGVVVNSFEELEDGYIEEYKKVTGHKVWCVGPVSLSNKDYLDKAQRGSNNLIDNANEYVKWLDSWPQNSVIYICLGSLNRVTPKQMIEIGLGLEASNRPFIWVVRKAYRWGELEKWILESGFEERVKGRGILIRGWAPQVLILSHKSIGAFLTHCGWNSTLEGICSGVPLVTYPMFADQFYNEKLVEKVTETGVRLGAEIAVHFGDEDEFGDGFQVNRVNVKKAIEKVMGDGEEKNEMRERARKYADMAKKAIEEGGSSYINMRNLIEDIMHFK from the coding sequence ATGACACAAGAAGTGGCAATGGATTCAACAAAATTATCCAACGTTCACATTGTATGCATCCCTTTCATGGCACCTGGTCACATTCTTCCTATGGTTGATATGGCCAAATTATTGGCTAGACATAATGTGAAGGTAACAATTATCACAACACCCCTTAATGCAATTCCATTCAAAACCAACATTAATAAAGAAATTCAATTAGGCTCACCAATTCAACTTCTAGAAGTGAAATTTCCAAATGTTGAAGCTGGAATACCTGAAGGATGTGAGAGCTTAGAGACACTTCCTTCAATGGATCTCAAAGAAAATTTCATGATAGGtataaatttattacaaaaaCCAATTGAAGATCTTTTTGAAAAGCTAGACCCATTTCCAACATGCATAATATGTGACAAAAATATTCCATGTCTAGCTGACACATCAATAAAGTTAAAAATTCCAAGAATAATTTTTGATGGTACTAGTTGCTTCAACATGTTGTGTAATCACAATATTTTTGCTTCTAAGGAACTTGGAAAATTTTCTGATTTGGATGAATTTATTGTCCCTGGATTGCCACATAGGATTGAAATGAGAAAATCTCAATTGCCTATGATTTTCAAGTCTAGTACAAGccaaaatttaaatgctatacGTGAGAGAATAAGGAAATCTGAAGAACAGGCATATGGTGTAGTTGTGAATAGTTTTGAAGAATtggaagatggttatattgAAGAGTATAAAAAAGTTACAGGACATAAGGTATGGTGTGTTGGTCCTGTTTCATTATCTAATAAAGATTATTTAGACAAAGCTCAAAGGGGTAgcaataatttaattgataatgcTAACGAATATGTTAAGTGGCTTGATTCATGGCCACAAAATTCAGTGATTTATATTTGTCTTGGTAGTCTTAATCGTGTGACACCTAAGCAAATGATAGAAATTGGTTTGGGATTAGAAGCTAGTAATAGGCCATTTATTTGGGTGGTGAGAAAAGCATATAGGTGGGGTGAATTAGAAAAATGGATTTTGGAAAGTGGGTTTGAGGAAAGGGTTAAAGGGAGAGGAATTTTAATTAGAGGTTGGGCCCCACAAGTTTTAATATTGTCACATAAATCAATAGGTGCATTTTTGACACATTGTGGTTGGAATTCAACATTGGAAGGTATTTGTAGTGGTGTTCCATTGGTGACATATCCTATGTTTGCTGACCAATTTTACAATGAGAAGTTGGTTGAAAAAGTGACTGAGACTGGAGTTAGATTGGGAGCTGAAATTGCTGTTCATTTTGGTGATGAAGATGAGTTTGGTGATGGCTTTCAAGTGAATAGGGTGAATGTTAAAAAAGCTATTGAAAAAGTTATGGGTGATGGTGAAGAGAAAAATGAGATGAGAGAAAGGGCTAGAAAATATGCTGACATGGCAAAGAAAGCAATTGAAGAAGGTGGGTCCTCTTACATCAATATGAGGAACCTAATTGAAGACATAATGCATTTCAAATGA
- the LOC101501279 gene encoding aspartic proteinase 36, whose translation METLRVHDRTRNSQILAAVNFPVQGKGNSVVGMYTTIVKLGSPPRDYTVMIDTGSDLLWVSCSSCDNCPQSSGLGFKLNFFDMVGSSTAASILCSDRLCPIGVQGAVVRCPPPTKQCGYTYGYVDNSTTSGVYVIDEMHYDMILGQSSHSGVNTSGTVFFGCSTHQDGGLTETSRAIDGIFGFGPGPLSVVSQLSARGTIPRAFSHCLKGDGNGGGILVLGAVVEPSIVYSPLVPPSQQHYYLKLESVAVNGLPLSINPDAFASTKYADRGTTIDSGTALAYLVQAVYDPLIAAVRFLVPSRIH comes from the exons ATGGAGACATTGAGAGTTCACGACAGAACTCGCAACTCACAAATATTAGCCGCTGTCAATTTCCCCGTCCAAGGCAAAGGCAACTCCGTGGTTGG gaTGTATACAACAATAGTGAAGTTGGGATCACCACCAAGGGATTATACTGTTATGATTGATACAGGGAGTGACCTTCTGTGGGTTAGTTGCAGTTCTTGCGATAATTGCCCTCAATCTAGTGGGCTTGGG TTTAAACTAAATTTCTTTGACATGGTCGGTTCATCCACGGCTGCGTCGATTCTTTGCTCGGACCGCCTATGCCCTATTGGGGTTCAAGGTGCGGTTGTTCGATGCCCTCCTCCTACTAAACAGTGCGGATACACCTATGGGTATGTAGATAATAGTACTACCTCGGGTGTTTACGTCATCGATGAAATGCATTATGATATGATCCTCGGACAGTCCTCTCATTCCGGTGTTAACACTTCAGGCACTGTGTTTTTTGG GTGTAGTACCCATCAAGATGGAGGTTTGACTGAGACATCAAGAGCGATTGACGGAATCTTTGGGTTTGGCCCTGGTCCTCTGTCTGTTGTATCGCAACTGTCAGCACGAGGAACCATACCCAGAGCTTTCTCTCATTGCTTGAAAGGAGATGGAAATGGAGGAGGCATTTTAGTTCTTGGTGCCGTTGTAGAGCCAAGTATTGTGTACAGTCCCCTTGTCCCACCATCACA GCAACATTACTACTTGAAGCTTGAGAGTGTTGCTGTCAATGGACTTCCCCTCTCAATTAACCCAGATGCATTTGCATCAACAAAATATGCCGATAGAGGAACTACTATTGACAGTGGTACAGCATTGGCGTATCTTGTTCAAGCAGTCTACGATCCTCTTATCGCTGCAGTAAGATTTCTTGTACCTAGCCGAATACATTGA